In Lolium rigidum isolate FL_2022 chromosome 3, APGP_CSIRO_Lrig_0.1, whole genome shotgun sequence, the genomic window GGCGGCGTTCTTCGCCGCCGCGGAGGCCGCACTGGCGCCGGCTCTCGCGGAGACCATCCTCAACAACACATACAGGCCCGTGGCCGTCGTCTCGGACGCCGTGCTCCACTGGGCGCCCCGCGTCGCCCGCCGGTGCGGCGTCCCGCACGTGACGTTCCACACCATCGGGGCATTCGCGGCGGCGTCCATGCTCGCGGTACACCTCCACGGCCCCGAGGCCTTATCTGACCCCGCCGTCGTCCCCGGCGGCTTCCCCGTACCCGTGAGCCTCCGCGGGGTCCACGTCAACGAGGAGGCTCTGGCGCACCTCCCCCTCTTCCGCGCGGCCGAGGCCAAGAGCTACGCCGTCGCCTTCAACAGCTTCGCGGCGCTCGAGGCCGACTTCGCCGAATACTATCGAACTGTCGATGGCTCTTCCAAGAAGGTGTTCCTCGTCGGTCCCAGACGCCCCGGCACCCCGCGCAGCgaagccgctgccgccgccggcgcagaGCGAGACCCCATCCTGCGGTGGCTGGACGACCAGGAAGCCGGGTCGGTGGTGTACGCCTGCTTCGGCAGCACGTGCGGCCTGAGCGCGgaccagctcaaggagctgggCGCCGGGCTGCACGCGTCCGGCGTGCCGTTCCTCTGGGTGATCCCGACGCCGACGGAGGGTATCGGCATGGAGGAGCGCGCGTCCGGGCACGGCATGGTGGTGGCCGGGCGGTGGGCGCCGCAGGCGGAGATCCTGGCGCACCGCGCGGTGGGCGGCTTTGTGAgccactgcgggtggaactcggTGCTGGACGCCGTCTGCGCCGGCGTGCCGCTCGCGACGTGGCCGCTGCGCGCCGAGCAGTTCCTGAACGAGGCGTTCCTCGTGGACGTGCTCCGCGTCGGCGTCCGGGTGAGGGAGGTGGCCAGCAAGGAGGACGTGGAGGCAGTGGTGCCGGCCGACGCGGTGGCGACCGCCGTGGGAAAGCTTGTCGGTGACAGTGAGGATGATGAGGCGGCGGCTAGGAGGGCGAGGGTGCGGGAGCTCGGCGTCGCGGCGCGTGCTGCCATGGCTGAAGGTGGGTCGTCGTGCAGTGACTGGGCACGGCTTGTGGGTGAGCTCAGGGCGTTACACGGGTACAAATGACAATGGTGCACGGACTGGCAAGTGATGGCCGGTTAGTGCCGCCCGAAGCATGATGTGTAGAACGTGCCTGGACATGGAAGCTATAGATCGATAATACTCCGTAAGAGAGAGCTAAATACACCACTAATCCTATTACTCCAAAATGGAGTACTTATTTTCTATGTACATTTTAGTTCCAGTTCCTGCAAAATGGGATGGAGTGACAATGGCGCACTTCTGATCTTGGTTGCGTATATGCTCCTTTTATTGAAATCAAACTTTTAATTATTAGAAAATCCTGAAAAATAATAAATACTTGTATATCTCCATATTATACGAGCGCACGTAATTATTCGTTGAAAACCGATATTTTATGTGCCCTGtggaaaaagacaaaaaatgtttcaaaaaaagATTTACTTTAGcaaagaaatttgtctttttacacaagtTGCAAAAAAAGTCAGCTTTTGCTGAAATAAGTTTGTGAGAACATAAAATGTGGAGATATGCCCACAACATTTTATTTTGGATTTTTAACATATTTAAATATGATAAAatgcatttttattttttaataatggaagaatatgcatagaggagccaaaacaccatgtcctATACGGGGAATGCACTTGAAAATGCAGTACTTTATCCACGCTTTATAAGTCTACTATGTTCTTCGAGAAAAACTGTTACCATTAATTTGCTCTAGAAagtaaaatataagatatatgtcaGAAAAATTGTACCATCGAAATCCAATGATatgatttttgtggcatatactcTCTTTAGCCCATTTGTTCTTAGATAATTAAGTGTGCTTCTAGCTTTTAGAGTAAGTCAATTTTGTAATCTTTGACCAACTTTATTGaaaaagtagcaacatatatGACATAATATCTGTATAATATGAAACTACATCTCAAGATGGATCTAGTGATACTAAATTTGTACCATAAATATTGTTACTTTTCTCGTACAATTTTAAGGATCGAGGGGTTAAAGTTTTTCTATATAATAGGCTTACAAACCGGTAAAAAGAGTATATTAATTGTATAGAAAATTGTACATTATGATAATTAAAGGGTATATGGGCAGAGGGGGCAGCGCCATCTCCGCGTGTGCTTGAGGCGGAGGAGGGGGGCGAGGCGAGGAGCAGGCTGTGGTAGCGCGGTGGTGCGGCTAGACGCGACGAGGGGTGTTGTCGACGTCTGTGCGGGGCAAGCTGATCTAGATTCGTTCCGGGCTGGCCACGAGGCAAGGCGGCGATGGGCATCGAGATCCCAGGGCGACGCTCAGGCTCCTCAAGCTGAAGGTGGAGCCCTGGTGGCGACGACGCGACTGGGCCTAGGCTTCGGGTTGTGCCTCTGCCTTCTAATGATCTGCTCTGTGTCTGGCGGCCGAGTGCTCTCTGTTCGGCTTTTTGTCGGTTCCTATCCTCCTCGGCCGCCGAACGGTGGCGTCGGGGCTGCTGGTGCGGTTTTGaataaaggtggttgtcctaggATTCTTCctgtgcgaagatgaagaccttcctgagGCCGGTCCTTCTTGATCtgtccggagtgttgagttctggaaggctctgccggcgaatgtaacagtgcacctTATGCCTTGAGTTTGCTGGATTGTTGGTATTCGGTCGTACGCACCTATACCtttattctgaccgtttggttctggagggagcggcacgaAGATCTTTTCTGTGTTACCATCAGATGACATTATGGTCCGTGGTAAATCggaggcggagaatatcatgaaggccgtatTGGAGGACTaacaatggaggttcgagtctttGTGTTGTTGAggtacttgcttggtgttctgggttTCGCACTAACAATATGCAAGTGGAGgtggcaacacaggtgaagtttagagttttaccttttagggtgaaaatccaaggtctggccttaattggttgggcCTAGCATtgaccttgttgaagacattgttttgagagtgtagactatctttagggtgaaaacctaagatcttctagtcggacgacgacggcgacgcttATGCACTCTTTTCTTctcggaggcgtcgcttttggagagtttgGAATTCagctgttgtcttggtggtgaatATATTGTTGCTGCTAGAGCTGGAATACCGTAGCGGGACATTTAATTTGTTAGATTTTTTTACTATTTTAAGCTATGTTCACCGGTAATGCTATtcgggtattgcgttgttgcagagattgaatgtaattggtatctctcgatactaacatattttctttatcaaaaaaatatgTGCTTTCTGAAAAATCTTATATTTGGAACGAAGTTGATACTACATCTGTTCAAGAAATAAATATCTCTAGATTCAGATATATCTAGACACCATTTCACTCTAGATACGTCCGTATCTGAAAAATTGAGACACCCATAACATGGATCGATGTTCCCACTTGCCAGTCCTATGAGCCCACTTGTTGCGCGCACGCCGTCCATGTACCGACGCCGACTCGCCGCGTAAATCCCAATCACGGTACTAACAACAGTAATGTAACAACGAATTAGCATTGAGGACTGCGCTGCTGGTCCAAAAGCAGGTTTAGCTAAGCGAGGCGTCTCGGGAGACCGTGACCGCCATGTGAAACCAGTTCGGGATCGAGGATAGTCGTCTGTTATATTGACAGTATAATATTGACAGTATATATATTCAGCTTAATTATAGGAATCTGCTATGTATGGAGTTTAAAACTAGAATGACTAGATCATGAGTGTGTTATTCTTTCACTAAAGACTTCTATATAGACATAAGTAAAGATAAATTTCAGAACTTTTGGTTACTAATACCTTTTAGAATTTTAGAGCTTCATAACCattaaaccttttttttttgcgaatgctaACCATTAAACCTTTTAAATGATATCTTTGAAACCGTGCGGATAAAATGCGAACTTCTCTGGAATCTGCTATGTATGGAGTATTCCACTTTTGTGTACACCTAATCAACAATAATGCAGGTCATATATATCTATTCTTGTTTTTTGTATTgaagaagcatcaccggcatgacttgtaggcaaaaaaaaaatgtatatgGAGATATACATGGAGAGATTGATTTTTTGTGTGCAAAAAAAGTTTCTTCCGCTTCTTCAGGGGCGGAGCTACACCCCGGGCAACCAGGGCCATGGCCCGGGGCTCAGGCAATTTTTCGGCCAGTTAGCCATAAGGATTTTGTATTTGGCCCTGGGTAGAGCCCAGTACTTGCCCGTATTTTCGGACCCAACATACCTAGCGTGGCCGAAACTATCTGGAAAATGAGCGACTCCGCCTGGCTTCGTCCCCTCGATGGCTGCGGCTGGACGCGCGCCGCCACTTCATCATCGGTCGTCCGGCTAGCTGACCCGGGCCGCACACTCCATGCCCGCCGCTGACCAGCCCTCCCTGGACTATACCCTCCTCCGCGTGACTACTGGCTGGGGCCGCTGAGTGCTTCCGTGCTGGAGCATGGAGCGTTGCAGCtgttcacttcttcctctttagtCCAGGTTTCACTTATGACTCAGCTGCGGCACCCCTTCTATATCGATTTCAGAAGTAGCAAACATGGATGATACAATTATTTCTATTGATTTCATGCCTTTTTGTGAATTCATTTGTACTTTCTAAATTATTAAAAATTGAGTTAATATTATAACTTTAAATCTTATCAAAATTTTGTGCTATAATATGGGGTTTAAAAAAATTTATTTGCGCTTAGTTTTTGGCCCGGGGTTTGCTTCAATCCTGACTCCGCCACTGCGCTTCTTCATAAATTGCTtctttatatatatatagacgTGTCACACTGCTCGCGTGAACCTAATAATGGTGGATTGACGCTAGTGCTATTCTAGCGCCAAATCGTCACTCTCCTTGACGTTAGCCTCCTCGATTTGGCCGCTGCGAATTTTAGTCTTTTCTGCCAGTCTCTCCACTAATGGATGTATATGGCACCCCCGAACATCTAGATCCGAAATGATTAGGCCGTGTGAGCCTATATTTTCAGCCAGTGCGGCCAAATGCAAGCGTGGCGCGAAGCTTCGCTTCCTTATCGATATCATGGGAGTGTCTAAGTATAGATTTGCATGGTACTGACGGAGCTGGTAAAAGTCATGGTGGCTATGATTGGAGGTTTTGAAGTTATGGCAGCGGGTTGTATTGGATGGGATGAAAACTATGTTGCACAGTTTATACGGTTATGGCTGGCGAGGCGATGTCCTTCTTCATTCCGGACATGCATATGCTCATGTGTGTTTGGTGTTTGATGAGTTGCAGCAACGGCCTACAAGAGATGGTGGCTGCATAAGAGGACTGCATTTTTTGCTGGTGCTACTTGGGTACCGAGTCGAGATTTTTGGCGAAAACCAAATGTGTGACGTTTATTAGTTGTATCTAGCAATGACTTTGGTGAAATGACTGTTTTGAAAACttagactttcttcagggtgaaaacctaagatattCGATCAAGCGACAACAACGCTTAGGTGTTGTTTTGTCCTTGGAGACGTTGCTTTTGGATAATCTCTTTTATAGCCTTGGTGTTATCTTTTGTGGTGGTTAGAGTTCTGATGTTGAGTGTATTTGATCACTATGACATGgtgtttttcttccttttctcttgtttttttatttttcggaTGTGTGCATCTTGATGGAATTAGGCATCTTCTTGGTGCAGCAGAGGCTCAGTGTAATTGGTATCATCACGATACTACTATATTCTTTTTAGTCCTCCCGGAGGCGGCATCTCTAAAGACAATGGGTTTTGGGGACTACATAGATATCCTGCATGCAAGaacattttcgcaaaaaaaaacatatatagtCATATTTGTTGCGTGAAAATAGTGTtataggatttttcatggttttcttTGACAATTAATACCACGATACATGTATAGTAGCgagtagtacatggtagagagtaGAGACTCACAAGTTATCTCTAGCCACTACAAATAAAGTCGAAATGAACCGAGCAAATATTTTAGGTCTTcgaactctttcttcttccatgatATAATCTTGCATTATTGTAAGGGCAGCGTACCATAGATACCAAAGAAAATACATGTAAATATCaatgaaggttctcccataatttaatttgagccgcaatactAAGGCTACATGCACACATGCAGTCATTGAAGTAATCAACCAACATCGCGAGGAGTACCAACACCAATATTTCAAGCAACATTAACCGAACTGCCTTGTTAGCGTTGCTGGAAGACAATTATACGAACCACCATTGTCAAATACGTATCATCCGGGATAAAAATTGCGAGGACCATCCTCCTCTTCATGACCTTGATAGAAATTCCAAATTTGATATTGCGAAGCTAGGCCTGAAAGACCGTAACTATAGAAGTTTAATCTCTCAACATCACCATTATCGTTGGGAAGATGATCTTGTGTCGAATGAAGGGCTGAAGATTACTCATTGTAGATGATGCCATCTCAATTATTCGTGGAGGCAAATATTGTAGATGATGACAAGTTTGAACATGAATAAGTGACCTTAAAAAGATGTCACATCAAGACTCGGGTCTGGTGTGTGATTGGTGAAAAATGAGTCAGAGTTGTATGATTCTGTTGGGTAGCAGTCGAGTTGGAATGAAAATGCAACCGTGTCTATCCGGTTGGAGAGCCGTCAAAATCCGTCTACGGGCCATGCTTTGCGGCGGGGACCCCCATCCTAAGAGCGAGGCGAGCACGaggccacgacgtgacccgactTCCAGAAGTCAATTGCGATAATTCCATTAGTACAAAAATTCCATCTCCCATCCCGATTCGCCATTGCCAGGCTCGAGCGAGCAACGCTTGTCAAACTTGTCTACCCGCCTATTGAAAATTCCCTATCGTCCTTCCTGGCACCTGCTGCCTGCTTCCTTCATCCACGGGCAGTTGGCAGACACTCCCGCTTCCCGTAGCGCATAGGCCTCCTCGCTCTGCGCAAAGTTTATAATCCCGACGCGAGATCAAGAGAgagatatagagagagagagaacgaGCGCATCGTGCTCGTGTGGCAGAGGTTAAATATGGACATCCTGGATCACTCTGAGGACGAGGAAGAGCGGAGCTACTACGGCAGCGGCAGCAGGTTCGGCTGCAGGTGGCAGAAGCCGAGGTCCAAGAGCCACCACCAGCTGCTGCTCATGGACAGCGTCGGCAACGGCAACGGCAACGGTAACGGCGGCGTGGAGGGGGACGGCGCGTCGGAGGAGCAGGAGATCGTGCCGCTGCCGGAGTACGAGCGGCTGTCCCAGTCGGCGCGCCTCCCGCAGGACCCCGACCCCAAGAACCCGCTGCTGCCGGAGTACCGGGTCGCgtccccgcccccgccgccgccgccgatgccgcgGCCGCAGAAGAAGCCGGCGGCGTGGAGGCTGATCGAGTACGTGCGGTCCAGGAACAAGTCCGGCGTGCCCGGCGGGTGCGGCTCGTCGGACGGCGACTCCAGGAGCTCCGACGGCGAGAAGGAAGGGGAGGAGGGCGCcggcgaggagggcaagaaggAGGAGAAGGGTAAGAAGCGGTCGTCGTGGCTGCCGGACCGCGAGCGCCGGTGGCCGGTGCAGGGGTTCTACTAGCTAGGGTGGCCGGGTCTCCGTCCGCGTGTCGTTCGACTTGTCGTCGTCGttgtcttttttcctttttttttcttcttttcttcgaTTCGACTACGCGGTAAAACTAATGACGTGGATTTCCGTTGGCCTTACAAAGTTGGTTGCTTGTGGAATGAAAGCTGCGTATGCGCGCTTTGCTTACGCATGCTGTAATTTGCAAAGTGCAAGCATTCTCAGTGCCTACGTGTCCACATTCCCGCGTGCGAAAGTTGAGAAGAAAAAACAACGTGTTGAAGACGAATGTCTGCTACACACCTAATTTCAGTCAACAACGTTTACAGCCATTTCTCTGGTCTTGCAAGAACAGGAGTACAAAGTAAGGAGGGTTGCGTGTGTTATCCCCCAACACAACTGAGTACATGTTGATGTGCTCCTCGAGAGAAATCGAGGTGTAAACGTCAAAAAATGACCTCATCTAAAAAATTCAACATGAATTAACCCTATCTTGAAGACAAGATAACCCTTTTTCAGCAGGTTATCTTCGGCAGGTAGGAGCTCACACTAGAGCTCGCACTGCCCGGGACGACGATGCATCCCCCCTAGCTGAGATGCTCATCCCACCTCAAAACACCCGGAAAAAATctcgccaccaccaccaaaacagAAGGAGGTATGTAGGCTCCAAAGCGACGTCTTAAGCAAGGGCATGGTGCCAAAGTACTGTCGCTGCCCAATCGGAATTGGATCTGGGGTTTCAGGGTGTCTGTGTGGCTGCTATACTTCTCTCCTAACAATTTGTGATCTTTTAATTGGTTCATGTGGGTGGGTGTTTCTTAGTTTGTTACCTTTGCATAGTATgcgatattttctttctctgttctACATGTGTTGTTGCCAATAACGACGTTTTCCTATCTTGCTCACTGCAAGTATACATTCGCTCAcgttgttttttttctcgtttatgACCATCATTCGTGTCCGTTTCTTGGAAGGCATGTGGATTGTTCGCGAGTCTCGATGGTGAGGTTGGTGTTGGTCATTTTCTCCATTCAATTTCTAGTTCGTTTATGCTTATATGTTTGGCAACTAACTCAACCACTGCCTCAAGGATCTCCCTATCTTATTGCTCACAGATATCGTGGGTTAAGAGGTTTCAGTTGTGTCTCTGTGGTTGATGATGGCGGTGAAACGGTAACCCTAGCCTCCCGAGCCGACAAAGGCGACTCCAGAGGCACTGCTACCACCACCACCTTAGGAGCCACTCGTGTGCCACCCCATTCACCCCGACCCCATTGTAGGAGGCCGCCCGATCGTCAGATGGCGGCGACggggattgatgacccacaagtatagggggtgtatcgtagtactttcgataaataagagtgtcgaacctaacgaggagcagaaggtgttgacaagcagtttcgatgaaggattcactgtaaatgctcacagacaagtattcagggggttttgatatagcagataaataaagtacaagtaaataaaatgtgagagtaatagttgcagcgagtggcccaatcctttttagcacaaaggacaagccggtttgtttacttatgatgaccaaacgttcttgaggacacacgggaatttagtctagtgcttttgcttcatatagttgattaatcttcattgttttgataagtgttgtgtgggtgaacctatgctaatgcatcgcccttcctaggactaatacatacttgtgattataccccttgcaagcatccgcaaatacaagaaagtaattaagataaatctaaccacagccttaaactctgagatcctgttatccctcctgcatcgatataccaacgggggttcaggttgttgtcactccggcaacccacaattagcaaacgaatacaagatgcattcccctaggaccataaaggtgaagtatcatgtagtcgaagttcacatgacaccactagaagaataacaccacaacttaaatatcaaaccattaaatattactcaacatagttcactactaacatttagacttcacccatgtcctcaagaactaaaggaactactcacgagacatcatatggaacatgatcagaggtgatatgatgatgaataacaatctgaacataaaccttggttcaatggtttcactcaatagcatcaataacaaggagtaatcaataccgggagagtttcccctatgaagttatcaagattcaaccctagatgttacagcggagacgaggtgcagcgatggagatgatggtgtcggcggtggagatgatggtgatgatgatcccaatgaagtccagctcgatgacggtgacgatggcgtcgatttccccctccgggagggaatttccccggggatttcagcctgccggtgagctcttttctctctggtgtttt contains:
- the LOC124697273 gene encoding UDP-glycosyltransferase 73C7-like, which codes for MRAKTATASRSRPDAAAPLHLVFVPFLARSHFAPLAAAAAAAAATCGGNGTTSAVIVTTPYFAALAPPSVLVRMVPLRFPGGHADFSLLPDEASAAAFFAAAEAALAPALAETILNNTYRPVAVVSDAVLHWAPRVARRCGVPHVTFHTIGAFAAASMLAVHLHGPEALSDPAVVPGGFPVPVSLRGVHVNEEALAHLPLFRAAEAKSYAVAFNSFAALEADFAEYYRTVDGSSKKVFLVGPRRPGTPRSEAAAAAGAERDPILRWLDDQEAGSVVYACFGSTCGLSADQLKELGAGLHASGVPFLWVIPTPTEGIGMEERASGHGMVVAGRWAPQAEILAHRAVGGFVSHCGWNSVLDAVCAGVPLATWPLRAEQFLNEAFLVDVLRVGVRVREVASKEDVEAVVPADAVATAVGKLVGDSEDDEAAARRARVRELGVAARAAMAEGGSSCSDWARLVGELRALHGYK
- the LOC124697274 gene encoding uncharacterized protein LOC124697274; amino-acid sequence: MDILDHSEDEEERSYYGSGSRFGCRWQKPRSKSHHQLLLMDSVGNGNGNGNGGVEGDGASEEQEIVPLPEYERLSQSARLPQDPDPKNPLLPEYRVASPPPPPPPMPRPQKKPAAWRLIEYVRSRNKSGVPGGCGSSDGDSRSSDGEKEGEEGAGEEGKKEEKGKKRSSWLPDRERRWPVQGFY